In Topomyia yanbarensis strain Yona2022 chromosome 2, ASM3024719v1, whole genome shotgun sequence, one DNA window encodes the following:
- the LOC131680102 gene encoding uncharacterized protein LOC131680102, translating to MEMKSVTVLVAQQKSPDPLFLRFSSYQRLLNVVGYCLRFAQNARSKNNRITDRVLSVVELQAAKFGLVKLVQAESFPEELKSLHREVCVSTKSQLRLLNPFMDTQGIIRVGGRLRLSDESYDVKHQIVIPGFHPFTKLLINFHYRKIIHGGIVMTLAVVRDEFWPLNGRKAVRSVIRNYFRCNRVNPRPIQQPVGQLPIGRVTANEAFTHTGVDYCGPLYLKPTHRRAAARKCYVAVFVCLATKAVHLELVGDLSTNTFLMALNRFIWRRNKPSHMYSDNGTNFIGAKNALHQLYTMLQSGPDQDRISRQLAEDGIQWHLIPPRSPNFGGLWEVAVKVAKTHLVRQLDSSSLSYEELTTVLTTIEGCMNCPLTPLSDDPNDLSALTPAHFLVKNMIRPLPEPDIRNVPLNRLSQYQRIQAYSQRFWHRWRNEYLKQLQSQYTTNPHLYNLDIGSVVILKDESLPTARWPLARIVEIHPGPDGVIRVATLRTSSR from the coding sequence ATGGAGATGAAATCTGTCACCGTCCTTGTCGCCCAGCAGAAATCGCCCGATCCCTTGTTCCTGAGATTTTCATCGTACCAACGTCTTTTGAATGTCGTCGGATACTGTCTTAGATTCGCTCAAAATGCTCGCAGTAAGAATAACAGAATAACTGACCGAGTACTCTCCGTGGTAGAGCTACAAGCAGCAAAAttcggtttagtaaaattgGTGCAAGCAGAATCGTTTCCTGAAGAACTAAAATCGCTGCATCGGGAGGTATGTGTGTCCACGAAATCCCAACTTCGTCTACTCAACCCTTTCATGGACACACAAGGAATAATTCGCGTTGGTGGCCGGCTACGGCTTTCCGACGAATCCTATGATGTTAAGCATCAAATCGTCATCCCTGGTTTCCATCCTTTCACCAAGCTGCTTATAAACTTTCACTATCGCAAAATAATTCATGGAGGCATTGTCATGACGCTAGCCGTCGTTCGTGATGAATTCTGGCCGCTCAATGGACGAAAAGCAGTTCGAAGTGTCATCCGTAACTATTTCAGGTGCAACAGAGTCAACCCCCGTCCCATCCAACAACCCGTAGGACAACTACCAATTGGAAGAGTTACCGCAAATGAAGCTTTTACCCACACCGGTGTTGATTATTGCGGTCCTCTTTATTTGAAACCAACGCACCGAAGAGCAGCAGCACGGAAATGTTACGTCGCTGTGTTCGTTTGCCTCGCAACGAAAGCAGTACACTTAGAATTAGTGGGCGATCTGTCCACGAACACCTTTCTCATGGCCCTCAACCGTTTCATCTGGCGAAGGAACAAACCGTCCCACATGTACTCTGATAACGGTACCAACTTCATCGGAGCCAAGAATGCGTTACATCAGTTATACACTATGCTTCAGTCCGGACCCGACCAAGACAGAATCTCCAGACAGCTTGCTGAGGACGGTATTCAATGGCATCTAATTCCTCCCCGTTCTCCAAACTTCGGTGGGCTGTGGGAAGTAGCAGTTAAGGTGGCCAAAACGCATCTGGTTCGCCAACTGGACAGTTCATCACTTTCCTATGAGGAACTTACCACCGTACTAACAACTATCGAAGGCTGTATGAATTGCCCGCTCACACCGCTATCAGATGACCCCAACGATCTGTCAGCTCTTACTCCAGCGCATTTCCTCGTCAAGAACATGATCCGCCCGCTGCCAGAACCAGACATCAGAAACGTACCGCTTAACCGCCTTAGCCAATATCAACGTATCCAAGCCTACTCGCAGCGATTTTGGCATAGATGGAGGAACGAGTATTTGAAGCAGCTTCAGTCGCAGTACACAACCAACCCTCACTTGTACAACCTGGACATCGGCTCTGTAGTAATCCTCAAAGATGAATCACTCCCGACGGCGCGTTGGCCATTAGCCCGCATCGTAGAAATTCATCCTGGACCTGACGGCGTCATCCGCGTTGCAACTTTACGCACTTCATCACGTTGA